Proteins encoded in a region of the Triticum dicoccoides isolate Atlit2015 ecotype Zavitan chromosome 3A, WEW_v2.0, whole genome shotgun sequence genome:
- the LOC119269918 gene encoding serine/threonine-protein kinase rio2-like, with the protein MKLDVNALRYLSKDDFRVLTACEMGMRNHEIVPAELVDRIAGLKHGGTYKVLRNLLKNKLVHHDCKKYDGFRLTYLGYDFLAIKTLVNRGVFASVGRQIGVGKESDIFEVATEDGTVLAMKLHRLGRTSFRAVKSKRDYLAHRRSFNWLYLSRLAALKEFAFMKALGDHGFPVPTAVDCNRHCVIMSLVPGYPLVQIRELQNPDDVFDKILGLVIRLAEHGLIHCDFNEFNIMIDDDETVTMIDFPQMVSVSHRNAQMYFDRDIGCIYKFFNKRFNLTEKGGQDGSETDDDDSGRPSFLSIQKSSGALDKELAASGFTKKEQVEIEKFIDENAEEHDSGSDDEDSISEQESEGSDAVSAEISSLKIVDQDPAGVPDLVVMDSDKHETLSKEHATSTSPSGENKSTDPTDDGIEDPKGAESGGDDDDDSSEDTEDEDDALLTKQLNKQRKRAMAAALGRRRPLNSRNAYKDKGKGTMNSKIQRQACLW; encoded by the exons ATGAAGCTCGACGTGAACGCCCTCCGCTACCTCTCCAAGGATGACTTCCGCGTCCTCACCGCCTGCGAGATGGGCATGCGCAAC CACGAAATCGTGCCCGCGGAGCTCGTCGACCGTATCGCCGGACTGAA GCATGGAGGCACATATAAAGTGCTGCGGAATCTGTTGAAGAACAAACTGGTGCACCATGATTGTAAAAAGT ATGATGGGTTTCGGCTCACATACCTTGGGTATGACTTCCTCGCCATAAAAACTTTGGTTAATCGTGGAGTCTTTGCTTCGGTTGGTCGCCAAATCGGTGTTGGAAAAGAGTCAG ATATATTTGAGGTTGCCACGGAGGATGGAACAGTGTTGGCCATGAAGCTTCATAGGTTGGGTAGGACATCTTTTAGGGCTGTCAAATCAAAGCGTGACTATTTAGCCCACCGGAGGAGCTTTAACTGGCTATACCTATCACGACTTGCGGCCCTAAAGGAATTTGCTTTTATGAAG gctttaggagaccaTGGATTCCCTGTTCCCACAGCGGTGGACTGCAATCGGCACTGTGTCATTATGTCACTTGTGCCGGGATATCCACT TGTTCAGATAAGAGAATTGCAAAATCCAGATGATGTTTTTGACAAAATTCTTGGTCTTGTAATTCGTTTGGCGGAGCATGGGCTGATACATTGTGATTTTAATGAATTCAATATCATG ATTGACGATGATGAAACTGTTACGATGATCGACTTCCCACAGATGGTATCTGTTTCGCACCGGAATGCCCAGAT GTATTTTGATCGAGATATTGGGTGTATCTACAAGTTCTTCAACAAAAG GTTCAATCTTACAGAGAAAGGTGGACAAGATGGTTCTGAAACTGATGATGATGACAGTGGCAGACCGTCCTTTCTATCCATTCAAAAGTCTTCTGGTGCCTTGGACAAAGAACTAGCTGCCAGTGGCTTCACCAAAAAAGAGCAAGTTGAGATAGAAAAG TTCATTGATGAGAATGCTGAAGAACACGATTCCGGCTCAGATGATGAGGATTCAATATCAGAACAGGAAAGTGAAGGTAGCGATGCCGTGTCTGCTGAAATCAGTTCCTTGAAAATAGTAGACCAG GACCCTGCAGGTGTGCCTGATCTTGTTGTGATGGATTCAGATAAACATGAAACTTTATCTAAAGAG CATGCAACAAGCACAAGTCCCAGTGGCGAGAACAAATCGACAGATCCAACCGACGATGGCATCGAGGACCCTAAGGGAGCCGAATCAGgaggcgacgacgacgatgactcGTCTGAGGAtactgaggatgaggacgacgcatTGCTGACAAAGCAGCTGAACAAGCAAAGAAAAAGGGCGATGGCAGCTGCCCTCGGGCGGAGAAGGCCCCTCAACTCGAGGAACGCCTACAAGGATAAGGGTAAGGGCACCATGAACTCCAAGATCCAGAGGCAAGCCTGCCTATGGTGA
- the LOC119269919 gene encoding MLO-like protein 1, giving the protein MEGGELEVDALEYTPTWIVAGVCSLIVTVSLAAERCLHYLGKTLKKKHQKALFEALLKVKEELMLLGFISLLMTVSQDVIQRTCIPPSWTNYLLPCKRMEERSVVDLGGRRLLPKSVPRSDHCKNKGKVPLLSLEALHQLHIFIFVLAITHVIFSVLTMVLGGAKIRQWRHWEAEIHKNDAGNGPKKLTNVQQFEFIRERFNGVGQESTMLSWMHSFVKQFYASVTKSDYATMRLGFIMTHCRGNLKFGFHRYMVRALEADFKKVVGIRWYLWIFVVIFMLLNVNGWHTYFWISFLPLILLLAVGTKLEHVIAQLAHDVAEKHSAIEGDLVVNPSDEYFWCGKPRVILYLIHFILFQNAFEIALFFWILTTYGFNSCIMDHVPFIVPRLVIGVVIQLLCSYSTLPLYAIVTQMGTFFKKEIFDDHIQQGLVGWAQKARMRAESSKDAAAAAAAGTTRHGASSRLEMLRRAAAMMQCRRALPR; this is encoded by the exons ATGGAGGGCGGGGAGCTGGAGGTGGACGCGCTGGAGTACACGCCGACGTGGATCGTTGCGGGGGTCTGCTCCCTCATCGtgaccgtctccctcgccgccgagCGGTGCCTCCATTACCTCGGCAAG aCGCTCAAGAAGAAGCACCAGAAGGCGCTCTTCGAGGCTCTCCTCAAGGTGAAGGAAG AGCTGATGCTTCTGGGCTTCATCTCCCTGCTGATGACGGTGTCCCAAGATGTGATCCAGAGGACGTGCATTCCCCCTAGCTGGACCAACTACCTGCTGCCCTGCAAGAGGATGGAGGAGCGTTCTGTCGTCGATCTCGGCGGTCGCCGGCTGCTTCCTAAGAGCGTGCCGCGGTCCGACCATTGCAAGAACAAG GGAAAAGTTCCTTTGCTGTCACTCGAAGCGTTACATCAGTTGCACATTTTCATTTTTGTTCTGGCTATCACCCATGTGATTTTCAGTGTTCTGACCATGGTTTTAGGAGGAGCCAAG ATTCGCCAATGGAGACACTGGGAGGCTGAAattcataaaaacgatgcaggaaaCG GACCTAAGAAGTTGACCAACGTTCAACAATTTGAATTCATCAGGGAACGTTTTAATGGCGTTGGCCAGGAGTCTACGATGTTGAGCTGGATG CATTCTTTTGTTAAGCAGTTTTACGCGTCGGTCACTAAATCGGACTACGCGACCATGCGACTCGGTTTCATCATG ACGCATTGCCGGGGGAACCTGAAATTTGGCTTCCACAGATACATGGTGCGAGCCTTGGAGGCCGATTTCAAGAAGGTGGTTGGCATAAG GTGGTACCTGTGGATATTCGTGGTGATATTCATGCTGCTGAACGTCAATG GCTGGCACACCTACTTCTGGATCTCCTTCCTTCCTCTCATC CTCCTGCTGGCCGTGGGCACGAAGCTGGAGCACGTGATAGCTCAGCTGGCGCACGACGTCGCGGAGAAGCACTCGGCGATCGAGGGCGACCTGGTGGTGAACCCGTCCGACGAGTACTTCTGGTGCGGTAAACCCAGGGTGATCCTCTACCTCATCCACTTCATCCTCTTCCAGAACGCCTTCGAGATCGCGCTCTTCTTCTGGATCCTC ACCACCTACGGGTTCAACTCGTGCATCATGGACCACGTCCCCTTCATCGTGCCGAGGCTCGTCATCGG GGTGGTCATCCAGCTGCTGTGCAGCTACAGCACCCTGCCGCTGTACGCGATCGTGACACAGATGGGGACCTTCTTCAAGAAGGAGATCTTCGACGATCACATCCAGCAGGGGCTGGTGGGGTGGGCGCAGAAGGCCAGGATGAGGGCAGAGTCATCCAAggatgctgctgccgctgccgccgccggaacCACCAGGCACGGCGCCTCCTCCCGGCTGGAGATGCTGCGGCGAGCCGCCGCCATGATGCAGTGCCGCCGCGCGCTGCCAAGGTAG